The Pungitius pungitius chromosome 10, fPunPun2.1, whole genome shotgun sequence genome has a window encoding:
- the sucla2 gene encoding succinate--CoA ligase [ADP-forming] subunit beta, mitochondrial, whose amino-acid sequence MRVSYPTEEGDMATSLICGRLTASLRNSGARSTLSSASKVLAGSSGLFGGHVSQLLQQRRNLSLHEYMSIGLLKEAGIAVPDGMVASSPDEAYSVAKQIASKDLVVKAQVLAGGRGKGTFEGGLKGGVRIVYSPEEARDVSSQMIGRKLYTKQTGEAGRICNQVFICERRYPRREYYFAITMERSYQGPVLIGSSQGGVNIEDVAAESPDAIVKEPIDIVEGIKMEQAVKVAREMGFPPALVNEAAENMIKLYNLFIKYDASMVEINPMVEDASGIVMCMDAKINFDSNAEYRQKMVFGMRDWSQEDPRDQQAAKADLNYIGLDGTIGCLVNGAGLAMATMDIIKLHGGTPANFLDVGGGATAHQVTEAFKLITSDKKVQAILVNIFGGIMRCDVIAQGIIVAVQELDLKIPIVVRLQGTRVDDAKALIAASPLKILACDDLDEAAKMVVKLSEIVSLAKEAQVDITFQLPI is encoded by the exons ATGCGCGTCAGTTACCCCACTGAAGAGGGAGACATGGCGACGTCCCTGATCTGCGGCCGTTTGACGGCTAGCCTGAGAAACTCGGGGGCCAGAAGCACTCTCAGCTCCGCTTCcaag GTTCTCGCTGGATCCTCGGGTCTTTTCGGAGGCCATGTGTCccagctcctgcagcagcgGAGGAACCTCTCCCTGCACGAGTACATGAGCATCGGGCTGCTGAAGGAGGCCGGCATCGCCGTGCCGGACGGCATGGTGGCCAGCTCCCCGGACGAGGCCTACTCCGTGGCCAAGCAGATCG cgtcAAAGGACCTGGTGGTGAAGGCTCAGGTGTTGGCTGGTGGCAGAGGAAAGGGGACGTTTGAGGGCGGACTGAAGGGAGGAGTGAGGATCGTCTACTC GCCAGAGGAAGCCCGGGACGTCTCCTCCCAGATGATCGGTCGGAAGCTGTACACCAAGCAGACCGGGGAGGCGGGTCGTATCTGCAACCAGGTGTTCATCTGCGAGCGCAGGTACCCGCGCAGAGAGTACTACTTTGCCATCACCATGGAGAGGTCCTACCAG GGCCCCGTGTTAATTGGCAGCTCGCAGGGGGGCGTGAACATCGAAGACGTTGCCGCCGAAAGTCCCGACGCCATTGTGAAGGAGCCCATCGACATTGTGGAGGGCATTAAGATGGAGCAGGCTGTCAAG GTCGCTCGGGAGATGGGCTTCCCCCCGGCGCTGGTGAACGAGGCTGCAGAGAACATGATCAAACTGTACAACCTGTTCATCAAGTACGACGCCTCCATGGTCGAGATCAACCCCATGGTGGAGGACGCGTCTGGAatcg TGATGTGCATGGACGCCAAGATCAACTTTGACTCCAACGCGGAGTACCGTCAGAAGATGGTGTTTGGCATGCGGGACTGGAGCCAGGAGGATCCCCGGGACCAGCAGGCTGCCAAGGCCGACCTCAACTACATCGGCCTGGATGGAACCATCGGCTGTCTGG TCAACGGCGCGGGTCTGGCCATGGCCACCATGGACATCATCAAGCTCCACGGCGGTACACCTGCCAACTTCCTGGATGTTGGAGGAGGAGCCACAGCtcatcaggtgaccgaggcctTCAAGCTCATCACCTCCGACAAAAAG GTTCAGGCCATCCTGGTCAACATCTTTGGAGGAATCATGAGGTGTGACGTCATCGCCCAGGGCATCATCGTCGCCGTGCAAGAACTGGACCTCAAGATCCCCATCGTAGTGCGGTTACAAG ggacCAGAGTGGACGACGCCAAAGCTCTGATCGCTGCCAGTCCACTGAAGATCCTGGCCTGTGACGACCTGGACGAGGCCGCCAaaatg GTTGTCAAGCTTTCTGAAATCGTCTCGCTGGCTAAAGAGGCTCAAGTGGACATCACCTTCCAGCTGCCCATCTAA